Below is a genomic region from Desulfuromonadales bacterium.
CCAAAGGGATCGAGGTCACCGACTACCTCGACTGAAAAAAAGGCCGGGTCTTTCGACCCGGCCTTTTTTTCATCAGTTACGCGTTTCCGGTGACTCAGAGCTGCAGTTGGCCCAGCGCCTCGGCGGCGGCCCGCCGGACTGCCGGACGGGGGTCGCTGAGCAAAGGGAGGAGGTGCGGTTCGGCGGTGGCGGCACCGAGGGTCCCCAAAGTGCGCAAGGCGCTGACAACCAGTTCGGCATCCGCCTCAGCCAGAACGGCGATCAGGTAGGGAACAAGTCGTGAGTCGGCGAAATTCGCCAGCGCCTCGGCAGCATGCACCCGTACGGCGGGCGCGGGGTCCTTGAGATGCTTGACCAACGTGCCAAGGGTTTTGGGCTCCTTCTTCGCCCCCAGAACCTGAATGGCCGCCGCCCGCAGATCGGGATCCGCACTTTTGAGTGCAGCCAGCAACGGGGGGAAAACCTGCGGTGAGTTGATCCGCTCCAGAGCATAGAGCGCCTTTACCCTGGCGCCTCTGCTGCCGGCTTTCAGGGTGGTCAGAACCTTATC
It encodes:
- a CDS encoding HEAT repeat domain-containing protein, yielding DKVLTTLKAGSRGARVKALYALERINSPQVFPPLLAALKSADPDLRAAAIQVLGAKKEPKTLGTLVKHLKDPAPAVRVHAAEALANFADSRLVPYLIAVLAEADAELVVSALRTLGTLGAATAEPHLLPLLSDPRPAVRRAAAEALGQLQL